Below is a window of Equus quagga isolate Etosha38 chromosome 1, UCLA_HA_Equagga_1.0, whole genome shotgun sequence DNA.
GAGTATCATGGTGTGGATTAATCATACTTCATGGAATCATTACTCCTTTGATACAACTttagttatttccagtttttcatacatataaaatttttgcTGATCTGATGGgtgaaagaaatattatttttattttttatttccctgattactaaagaaattgataatgaatTCAGCTgctaattgaaatttttatacatttgaacttttttcttcttaaattatcaGCTTTTATTCTTTGACCAATCTATtgggttttcatttcccttttgattttcaAGAATTACTGAAATATCCTGACTAGTAATCCttagtctgaaaatattttcttcaggactttctcattttatcttttttgtttttttatagtttcttttttctcatctatCTACTTACGTTTTCCCATCATAATGTCACTAGACATTATGGCATTTCCTATGTTATCAAAGCACCTTGTGAAACAGCACTCTTGGGGCTGTGGGATACCCTGCAACTTACAATCGTAAGATATTCCAAGTTTTTACTACTATATAAATAATGCTATGATGCACATCTCTGTGCATAAAGCTTTGacagcttctttttttccttaggatagattcttttttttttttttttcaggaagattagccctgagctaactcctgccaatcctcctctttttgccgaggaagactggccctgagctaacatccatgcctatcttcctctactttatatgtgggacgcctgctacaacatggtgtgccaagtggtgtcatgtccgcacccgggatccgaactggcaaaccccgggctgccaaagtggaatgtgtgcacctaactgctgggccactggaccggcccccaAGGGTAGATTCGTAATGGACTATATGGGTCACAGTTTTCAATGTTGATGTAAAAAAGGTTGATATCATTTACATAATCCTACTACTAGTATAGAGCAGTGCCTGTTTCATGGTATTTTCACGAATACACGTACTACGTGCCTGTGTAACACTGTGTAGGGAGAAGGCTTGAGTGTGATTGTGATGAGGAATTCAGCTAAgttggtgttgttttttttttagctcttccTCCTCCAAGAAAGACACGTGCTGAACTCATGAAGGCGATTGATTTTGAATACTATGGTTACCTAGATGAAGACGATGGTGTTATTGTACCTTTGGaacaagaatatgaaaagaaacGTAGGTCTCCGGGCATTTCACTTCATCGTCGATGGCACCTAGTTTCTGTTCTCTCCTTTGAAAACGGGTGTTTCAATAGTGCTTTATGCCAGAAGGGAGTTTTCTTCGTTGCTAGTGGTCTTTAGAGGGAGTGGTCTGCTAGTGACCTAACCTCCGATAACTCTGAAGCAGTCAGATCCATCTTGGGCCAGAAGCAGCAGGTTGGGGAAGCCACAAGAGCAGCATCTGATGTGGTCCCTGTCCGCCAGAGTTCACTATCTAAACTCCTTCCCAAACTGGCCTTTCTTGAAATCATGAAATGGTGCCCATTTAGGTACCTTTTAGATCTGCTTTAAACACAGCTGACAGGTTGTCACTGTAGAGCAAGATGGGTGTCCCTCTCtgagtgcctcctctgtgccaagcactgtgctaagccttTAGCGGACATTCTCTCGAAGCCTCATGACGACCCTGTGAGGCATCAGTGATTGCTGATTGTCATGTAGTGCATCGAGCTGGGGCTTTGCAAGCAGGTGTTCAGGAGTCTGAGCTCTTTTCCAGCATGCTGTGCCACTGTGTCTCCATTTTCATGTGGGCGTGCAGGAACCCACTCAGGTGGTTGAACTGGGAGGGGATCTGGGGACGTCCCCTAAAAAGCTGCCTTGTAGCTGTTGTAAGACCACACTGCTCTTCACGTCCGATTCCCACCCACCAGGGCAGAATGAAGGGTGTCCCTTTCCAGAGAGGACGTCTTGGCCTTGCCCTGCATAGTATTTAAAGCTTATTTAGAGACCAGAGTAAATAACACCTGCTCTCCCCTGTCTTCAGTCAGAGCTGAATTAGTGGAAAagtggaaagcagagagagaggcccGGCTagcaagaggagaaaaggaagaggaggaggaagaggaggaagagatcaaCATCTATGCTGTTACGGAGGAGGAGGTACTGGGTGGGCAGTGAGGGTCTCCCTGGCACTCAACTGCCCTCTGCTCACTCTCTGAAGCCTGCGCCTCAGGAGGCTTGGGTGGAGTGGTAGGGAAGAATGTCAGCTTACAGACCAGGGGTCACTGTCAAAGCCCAGGTCTACCCCTACCTCCAGCTGTGGCCTCAGCCTCTCCTGGAAGATAGAGATGAAGATCACCTCCTAGGATCACAGGGAGGGTTCCAGAAAGGAATGGCTGTGAGACCAGTTGGTAAACTGTGATTTACACCAGGattactttcttgtttcttggagATAGGCCCTATGGACTATACTGGAATTAGGTTTATAAACACATTTGAAGCTATATGAGTTTTAGCCCGTgacttcatcatttctttttaaatggcagTGCCAGTAGCTCTTTTCTAGTCTTAACACCCCGTTTTACAGACAGAAACCAGCCCAGAGTAGATAAGGGACTTACTCAGAGTCACAGTTGGGAATGGAGCTGTGATCCTTGCCTCTCAGGCAGAGCCTATGGCTTCTGCCTCCTCTGCAGGGCCTATTGTATGCAGGCCTGGCTCCTTGGATAGGTCCAAAATGGAGCTGATTTGCTGGACTGAGAAAGGGGAGTGGAATCACCCATGTATAGACAATGGGTCAGGTCCTAGTGAGGGGCTTGCCATGACATCACTGGCAAggaagcaggctcagagaggttcagtgacttaCTTAATATCACACAGAATATAGCAGACCTGAGGTTCATGCTCAGGTCTGGCTGATGAGCGGTGGGACAGTGATGCATTTGAAGCAGGATGGCAGCATGCCCTAGCAGGATTTTCTTTAGGTGCAAGTATCCATCTGCTTTTTCAGTGGATTTTTGTTTAGTTAGTGGCTGCTGTGAGCCAGGCTCATGCTGGCGCACGGCAGTAAACAAGCTCTGCTTGTAGCTCAAAGTCCAGGGGAAGACAGTTCCATAAGCAGACACAGTGGAAACTGCAGCTGTGACGGGAGCTCTGAGATAGGAGCATAGTGCAGGGAGAGCCTGTGAAGGCTTTCCTGGGGAGGTGACCCTTCAACTGAAATCTGGAAGACGAGGAAGGGTTAACCAAGTAAAGAGTCAGTAAGAAAAAAGTGTCCAGGCAGGGGGAACAGTGTCTTCCAAAAGACTCCTTGGGCATGTGAGGGACAGGTGataggccagtgtggctggagcttaGTGTGTGGGCTGTTGGGTCTGAGATGAGGTGAGAGAGGATTGAGGTGGGGTGAGCTAGAGTTGGTGAAGAGAGTTTTTCTTTATCGTAAGAGCAATGGAAAGCcactaaggattttttttttcttaaataattatagatttacagGAAGTTGCAAGGGTAATAGAGAGAAGGCCTGTGTATCGTTCCCCTAGTTTCCCCCAGTGGTTGCATCGTACGTAGTTATGGTCCAATACCAAACTAGGAAATTGACTTGGTGTAATGAGCGTGTAGAGTTCTGTCTTTCATCACATGTGGATTCCTGTAACCACCACTGCGATCAAGATATAGAACTGTGCGCCCCTCAAGCTGCCCCTTTATagtcccacctcccccacctaCCATCCCTCACCCCGGCAGactctaatctgttctccatctctataattctgtcattttgagaatgttttataaatggaatcatactgtgtgTCACCTTTTGAGATGGCCTTTACTCTCAGCACAGTGCCCTTGAGATCCACCCAAGTTGTTGAATTCaagaattcattcctttttattgctgagtagtccATATACTGAAAAGTACGTAAGTTGTAAGTGTTTAGGTCAGTGAATTTTTACAAGCTGAACATCTCCATATAGCAAATAGCAGGTGAAGAAACAATACGACCAGCACCCCACAAGCTTGCTTCTGCCCCTGGGTGTCACTCTTCTGAACTCTGATAACCCTTACGTTTTCACCTTTTTCTGAACTTGATATATCAGTGGAATCACGCATATGCTTTTGTGTCGAATGGTCATGGGTATTTGCTTAGTGTCCAGTTTGGGGCTCTGGCCAGTAGGGCTGCTGTGGATTTCCTTGCTCACTGCTGCTGTTTGAATCGACACTAAGGCGTGGAATTTCCAGGTCATAGGGTGGGCATGTGTTTAGCTTCAGTGGATACAGCCAAATGGTTTCCCAAAGTGTTTGGACCAgcttcactcccaccagcagcgatCTGAGTTTCCACCACAGAGTTTCTAGCCAGCGCCCCTGGCAACTGGTGGGAAAGAGGATGCCACAGGGCATCTGGCACTGGCACAGTAGCCCCACCACCTCACAGAGTCCTCGCTCCTCCTATTTCCAGTGTTATTTCCGTGTTATTTCCTTAGGTCATTAGTAATTGCTATTGACTCATGTAGCCTCTGAGTTGATCTTTTTTTTATGTatggtacatttttaaaatttaattaaagaaatagatgatgtATTCAGAAGattcaaaaaccaaaaagtaTATAAAAACGTTCAACAAAGATTCTCTTTCCTAGCCCTGTCGTCCACCCACTGAGCTCTCACTGCTGTCACTAGTTTCTGTCCTTATTTTCTCTCCTCATACAAAAGGCGGCAGAGTGCACACAGTGCTCTGCCGCTTGTTGTCTTTAATGACGTGTCTTGGGTGTCTTTCTGTGTGAGTGCAGAGCTTACTCATTCCCTTTGTTCCTGTTAAGCGGCTGCAGGGTAGTGAATGTTATAGTGGTACCAACATTTATTTAACGGTCTCCTACTCACAGAAATTTGGTTGTTCTCTGTTTGTAGTCTGATGAGGAAGGCAtccaggagaaaggaggggaagacGGGCAGCAGAAGTTCATCGCTCACGTCCCAGTGCCATCTCAGCAAGAGGTAGGGGAGAGGCCAGGAGTTCCCTTATAGGTGGAGCTTCCCAGGTGCCAGAGGCCTTGCCTCTGAAGGAGGCTGCACGGAGTGCTTtagtgggttttgttttgttttgttttttgtggggtttttggtgatgaagattggccctgagctaacatctgttgccaatcttcctctttttgctgaggaagtttgttGCTGAACtgaaatctgtgccaatctctctctgttttgtgtgtgggacatgACCACAGCAttacttgatgagcagtgtgtaagtccacacccaggatctgaacctgcgaaccctgggccactgaagcagagcatgtgaacttaaccactatgccaccaggccggctcctttAGCTGgttttctttgtccttcctcTCCGTTAGGGCAGCTCTGACTCCTGACCACATGGGACTGGTCACTGTGCTCATAATGGGGTGTGGAATCCAGAGAAGGCAGGATTTCATCTGCTTTAGAAGAACCAGACACGCAGTCTGTTGTTCACATGCTTCCAGTGGGATAGTGGGCCTCTTGAGACCACTCTGGATAGTGGGCAGCTCGGTGGCCTCCCTCACCAGGACTCCCTCCCAGCTAGGTTCTGGCAGGACACAGAGGACCTTGCTGGGAAGTGAAACATGAGCCCTTTACTCTTGCTGTCCACAGATCGAGGAGGCACTTGTTCGAAGGAAGAAGATGGAACTCCTCCAGAAGTATGCAAGTGAGACCCTGCAGGCCCAGAGTGAAGAGGCCAAAAGACTCCTGGGATATTAGGGCCAAGCTGGGACCCTCCTTGGGGTCTGGAAATCTGCGGGAGTTCTTCATCCTCTGCTGGCCCTTGCGTTCACCCACAGGGCTCTGCCATTCTAGGACTGCAGACGGGCTGATCAGCGATATGAGgcttcctgctgcttctcaccATTCATCCTCCACTGACCTTTTCTCACCTCATCTGAACTGAGGGAAGGGTCTGCCCTGCATCTCCCCAGCAGACCATCTGCCTGCTGCACACTCGGCCATCGCCTTGATACAAATGTTTGCCTACTGGATCAACTCACTTATGTTTATCTTGCGTGTGTAAAACAGGCTGCTAACCGGCTGCCTTTAAGTGTTTTATTTAGCCTTCTACTGTCATTTGGTGGGCAGGATGATAATTAGTGACCACCATTAAAAATTTGCAGTTTTTCCTAAAAAGACATGTTTGTAAGTGTCCTTGAAAAATGAGAAGATGTGTGAACCACATTCCCATGTTTCAATAGCCAGCTAGAGCTATCCTTTTTGGGCCAGGCGTTGCTCCCAGTTCTTTATGGCCTGCTCAGCGTGCCTCACTCCGTTCTGCCTGGGTGGCAGGAATTTGAGTTTGCTACTTCTGTTTTATGACTGGTTCTTCAGAGagcttttttattaaagattttatttttatttgagttcataatagtttacatcattgtgaagtttcagttgtatgttatttcttgtctgtcaccatgtaagtgctccccttcctctgctgtgccccccaccccgtgaccactgaactattttctttgtctatgtgtttgtttatattccacatatgagtgaaatcatctggtgtttgtctttctcagtctggcttattttgctaagcataattccctccaggtctttccatgttgttgcaaatgagatgaatttgtcttttttttatggccgagtagtattccattcagtcatcagttgacgggcacttagttggttccatgtcttggctattgtgaatagtgctgcagtgaacatagggatgcatatgttactttggattgttgatgtCAAGTTGTTGGAGTAGATACCCAGTattgggatagctgggtcatatggtgtatctatttctagttttttgagaaacctccatactgttgtccatagtggctgcaccagtttacattcccaccagcagtgtatgagggttcccttctctccacaccctctccaacatttgttaattttagtcttagtgattatagccattttaacaggagtacgatggtatcttagtgtagttttcatttgcatttccctgatgattagtgatgttgaacatcttttcatatgtttattggccatctgtatatctttgggaaaatgtctgttcatatcctctacccattttttgattgggccgtttgtttttttattgttcagttgtgtgagttccttatatattatggagattaatcccctgtcagatataggatttgcaaatattttctcccagttgatcgGTTGTCTTGTTGTTTTGATCctaatttcttttgccttgcagaagctctttagtctgatgaagtcccacttgtttattttttcttttgtttcccttgtctgagaataCCTGGTATTCAAAGAGATCCTTTtaagatcgatgtcaaagagtgtactacctatattatcttccaggagttttatggtttcaggacttatcttcaagtctttgatccattttgagtttaattttgtgtatggccTACTTTTGTGAggtctacttcattcttttgtgtgtggctgtccagttttcccaacaccatttagtgaagagactgtcttttctccattgtatgttcttggctcctttgtcaaagattagctatccgtagatgtgtggttttatttctgggctttcagttctgatccattgatctatgtgcctgtttttgtaccggtaccatgctgttttgatcactatgactttgtagtacattttgaatttAGGggttgtgatacctccagctttgttcttttttctcaggattgccttagcaagtcagggtctttggttgcccatatgaattttaggattctttgttctatttccgtgaagaatgtcattgggattctgattgggattgcactgaatctgtagattgctttgggtagtatagacattttaactatatttattcttccaatctatgtgcatggaatctctttccatctcttcaagTCATCATCTattttcaatgatgttttatggttttcattgtataagtccttcacctccttaaatttattcctaggtactttattctttttgtgattgtaaatgaaattgtattcttgagttctctttctgtaagttcattattagagttcagaaacacaactgatttttgtaagttcattttgtaccctgcaactttactgtagttaattatttctaatagttttccagtggattctttaggattctTCTATAtttaagatcatgtcgtctgcaaacagcaagagtttcacttcttcactccctatttggattccttttattcctttctgttgcctaattgctgtggccaaaactTCCGGTACTATGTCGAATAAGTGGTGatagtaggcatccttgtcttgttcctgttctcagaggggtggaattcagtttttgcccattgagtatgatgttggctgtgggtttgtcatatatggcctttatgttgaggtaatttccttctatccccgttttaagagtttttatcataaatggctgttggatcttgtcatctgctttctctgcatctgttgagatgatcatgtagtttttattcctcattttgttaatgtggtgtatcacattgatgtGTGGATgtaaccatccctgtgtcccagaaataaatcccacttgatcatgatgtatgatctttttgatgtattgttgtatttgatttgctaatattttgttgaggatttttacatctgtgttcatcagcaatattggcctgtagttttccttttttgtgttgtccttgtcgggctttggtatcagagtgatattggcctcacggaatgtgttaggaagcattcgatcttccctaattttttggaatagcttgagaaggataggtattaaatcctctctgaaagtttggtagaattccccagggaagccgtccAGTCCTGGGCtgttattctttgggatgcttttgatggctgtttgaatctctttccttgtgatttgtctatttagattctctatttcttcttcattcagctttggaaggttgtaagagagtaagagtttatccatttcctctagattgtccattttgttgtcatatagttttttttgtagtattctcttataatctgttgtatttctgtggtatctgttgttatttctcctctttcatttctaattttctttattggagctttctctctttttttccttataagtTTGGCTAGggtttttgtcaattttatttgtcttctcaaagaaccaactctttatTACACTGATCCTTTgtacttccttttttgtttcagtaggatttatttctgctctgatttttattatttccctccttttgctgactttgggctttgtttgttctttttctaattcagttagttatagtttgagattgcttatttgggttttttcttgtttggtaaCGTGAGCcttattgtgatgaatttccctcttaatctgggttttgctacatcccatatgagttggtatggtatgttttcattttcatttgtctccgggtattttttaatttgtcctttaatttcttcaatgatccattggttgttcagtagcatgtttttaATCTCCGCATCtgtgtccttttctcagcttttttcttgtaattaatttctagcttcatagcattgtgatcggaaaagatgcttgttattatcttaatcttcttaaatttattgaggcttgccttatttcccaacacatagtctattcttgagaatgttccatgcgcacttgagaagaatgtgtattctgctgtttttggatggagtgttctaatatgtctagtaagtccatctggtctagcttttcatttaattccactgtttccttgttgatttgctgtctggatgttctatccattgatgtgagtggaatgttgaggtcccctagtattattgtgttgtaattaatatctttttttaggtttgttaatagttgctttatgtactttggtgctgctgtgttgggtgcatagatatttataagtgttatgtcttcttgatgaaatgTCCCTTTGATGATTATATtctgcccctttttgtctctctttatctgtcttatcttgaagtctgctttgtctgatgtaagtattgcagcacctgctttcttttgtttgccattagcttggagtattgtcttccatcccttcactctgagcctgtgttgtcattggagctgagatgtctttcctggaggcagcatattgttgggtcttgttctttaatccatgtcaccactctgtgtctttttattggagaattcaatccatttacgtttagggtgattgttgatatatgagggcttaatgctgccattttattactcattttccagttctcctgcttttcctttgtttctcgtcctgtgtatttttgTCTACCAATgaagttatgtagttttttaatgttctgtttctttgttttctccttatttattatttgtatctctgttgtgcttttttgtttagtggttaccctgaggtttgtattcaagatgttatggataagatagtcccttttctgaacTCCTCTAATCtccttagactaaaccgattcagtcctttcctcttcccctcctaacttgtttttctcaaatcttattccatcttgtgttatgaatttgtggttaatgacaagattatctttgtttttg
It encodes the following:
- the ISY1 gene encoding pre-mRNA-splicing factor ISY1 homolog; translated protein: MARNAEKAMTALARFRQAQLEEGKVKERRPFLASECTELPKAEKWRRQIIGEISKKVAQIQNAGLGEFRIRDLNDEINKLLREKGHWEVRIKELGGPDYGKVGPKMLDHEGKEVPGNRGYKYFGAAKDLPGVRELFEKEPLPPPRKTRAELMKAIDFEYYGYLDEDDGVIVPLEQEYEKKLRAELVEKWKAEREARLARGEKEEEEEEEEEINIYAVTEEESDEEGIQEKGGEDGQQKFIAHVPVPSQQEIEEALVRRKKMELLQKYASETLQAQSEEAKRLLGY